One Malus sylvestris chromosome 14, drMalSylv7.2, whole genome shotgun sequence DNA segment encodes these proteins:
- the LOC126599326 gene encoding putative F-box/FBD/LRR-repeat protein At4g03220 isoform X2 — protein MSDRITDLPDWVAYHILSFLAVTDLTRFGCVSKRCRQLYLSTPSLNFDGFPDAHIVSCEKRLELLSSLDRFLLMYRGVNNIQRFRIYWDDLLLNASSSFRQDAVFRMMTWIHNAVSCNVEVLEIFVHIIIDPPRTLLPSSVFLCRSLRSLSISMCYNILKSPSLTSSSNLECLTLSSVTIEDEEIFKWISCSCKCIKELHLENVSGSSVTIESSSLRLFSFLNPNHSSRYCNLSISGEKLEEILIDWGFDSTCSKLLNIHAPNLKYLKWLGNLLFHQNFGKLMCLKKAELFLKPKADDYSLSSEVLCIINSAEALILSKEITMCCGFNMGYWRLQNFPFIHQLKEVTIELSNGSNGVQFAKYILEHAGNLKEMKIVYSLEQSKAIAKLKKSKRASKIATVVFEEDKFRMSIRRSFHL, from the exons ATGTCTGACAGAATCACTGATCTTCCAGACTGGGTTGCTTATCAtattctttccttccttgctgTTACGGACCTCACTCGTTTTGGCTGTGTGTCCAAAAGATGCAGACAACTTTATCTGTCAACTCCTTCATTGAATTTTGATGGATTTCCTGATGCACATATTGTTTCCTGTGAGAAGCGGTTAGAGTTGTTGAGTTCATTGGATAGGTTCTTATTGATGTATCGTGGAGTTAATAACATACAACGATTTCGTATCTATTGGGATGATCTCCTTTTGAATGCAAGTTCAAGCTTCCGTCAAGATGCGGTCTTTCGGATGATGACATGGATCCATAATGCTGTAAGCTGTAACGTGGAAGTCCTTGAGATTTTTGTCCACATAATAATTGATCCGCCAAGAACTTTGTTACCTTCGTCTGTCTTTCTTTGTCGATCTTTGAGGTCTTTGTCGATATCAATGTGCTATAATATTCTTAAATCACCTTCGCTGACTTCTTCCTCTAATCTCGAGTGCTTGACATTGAGTAGTGTTACTATAGAAGATGAGGAGATTTTCAAATGGATCTCGTGTTCATGTAAGTGCATCAAGGAATTACATCTTGAAAATGTTTCAGGAAGCAGTGTCACCATTGAAAGCTCCTCTTTGAGATTGTTTAGTTTTTTGAATCCCAACCACTCATCTAGGTACTGCAACCTCAGCATCTCAGGTGAGAAACTTGAAGAAATACTTATCGACTGGGGATTTGATTCCACTTGCAGCAAATTACTGAATATTCATGCTCCAAATCTTAAGTATCTGAAGTGGTTAGGGAATTTGTTGTTTCACCAAAATTTTGGGAAACTAATGTGTCTGAAAAAAGCTGAGCTTTTTTTGAAGCCTAAAGCAGATGACTACAGCCTCTCGTCTGAGGTTCTTTGCATCATAAACAGCGCTGAAGCACTTATTCTAAGCAAAGAGATCACCATG TGTTGTGGGTTTAATATGGGATATTGGAGACTGCAAAACTTTCCTTTTATTCATCAACTCAAGGAGGTGACCATAGAGCTGTCGAACGGATCTAATGGAGTTCAGTTTGCAAAGTATATCCTTGAGCATGCTGGGAATTTGAAGGAGATGAAGATTGTTTATTCACTTGAGCAATCTAAGGCAATAGCAAAGTTAAAGAAAAGCAAGAGAGCTTCCAAAATTGCCACGGTTGTCTTTGAGGAGGATAAATTTAGAATGTCCATCCGTCGATCTTTCCACCTTTAA
- the LOC126599326 gene encoding F-box/LRR-repeat protein At4g14103-like isoform X1 → MSDRITDLPDWVAYHILSFLAVTDLTRFGCVSKRCRQLYLSTPSLNFDGFPDAHIVSCEKRLELLSSLDRFLLMYRGVNNIQRFRIYWDDLLLNASSSFRQDAVFRMMTWIHNAVSCNVEVLEIFVHIIIDPPRTLLPSSVFLCRSLRSLSISMCYNILKSPSLTSSSNLECLTLSSVTIEDEEIFKWISCSCKCIKELHLENVSGSSVTIESSSLRLFSFLNPNHSSRYCNLSISGEKLEEILIDWGFDSTCSKLLNIHAPNLKYLKWLGNLLFHQNFGKLMCLKKAELFLKPKADDYSLSSEVLCIINSAEALILSKEITMALLKGGFIPGLLENVSHLSINIGSWLDIILPQMVSIFGRMNNLSSLNIMSDILFLHPITDCCGFNMGYWRLQNFPFIHQLKEVTIELSNGSNGVQFAKYILEHAGNLKEMKIVYSLEQSKAIAKLKKSKRASKIATVVFEEDKFRMSIRRSFHL, encoded by the exons ATGTCTGACAGAATCACTGATCTTCCAGACTGGGTTGCTTATCAtattctttccttccttgctgTTACGGACCTCACTCGTTTTGGCTGTGTGTCCAAAAGATGCAGACAACTTTATCTGTCAACTCCTTCATTGAATTTTGATGGATTTCCTGATGCACATATTGTTTCCTGTGAGAAGCGGTTAGAGTTGTTGAGTTCATTGGATAGGTTCTTATTGATGTATCGTGGAGTTAATAACATACAACGATTTCGTATCTATTGGGATGATCTCCTTTTGAATGCAAGTTCAAGCTTCCGTCAAGATGCGGTCTTTCGGATGATGACATGGATCCATAATGCTGTAAGCTGTAACGTGGAAGTCCTTGAGATTTTTGTCCACATAATAATTGATCCGCCAAGAACTTTGTTACCTTCGTCTGTCTTTCTTTGTCGATCTTTGAGGTCTTTGTCGATATCAATGTGCTATAATATTCTTAAATCACCTTCGCTGACTTCTTCCTCTAATCTCGAGTGCTTGACATTGAGTAGTGTTACTATAGAAGATGAGGAGATTTTCAAATGGATCTCGTGTTCATGTAAGTGCATCAAGGAATTACATCTTGAAAATGTTTCAGGAAGCAGTGTCACCATTGAAAGCTCCTCTTTGAGATTGTTTAGTTTTTTGAATCCCAACCACTCATCTAGGTACTGCAACCTCAGCATCTCAGGTGAGAAACTTGAAGAAATACTTATCGACTGGGGATTTGATTCCACTTGCAGCAAATTACTGAATATTCATGCTCCAAATCTTAAGTATCTGAAGTGGTTAGGGAATTTGTTGTTTCACCAAAATTTTGGGAAACTAATGTGTCTGAAAAAAGCTGAGCTTTTTTTGAAGCCTAAAGCAGATGACTACAGCCTCTCGTCTGAGGTTCTTTGCATCATAAACAGCGCTGAAGCACTTATTCTAAGCAAAGAGATCACCATG GCTCTGTTGAAGGGAGGTTTCATTCCAGGACTATTAGAGAATGTTAGTCATTTGTCTATTAATATTGGAAGCTGGCTTGATATTATACTCCCACAAATGGTCTCTATTTTTGGAAGAATGAataatttgagtagtttgaacATCATGTCTGACATACTATTTTTACACCCTATAACTgat TGTTGTGGGTTTAATATGGGATATTGGAGACTGCAAAACTTTCCTTTTATTCATCAACTCAAGGAGGTGACCATAGAGCTGTCGAACGGATCTAATGGAGTTCAGTTTGCAAAGTATATCCTTGAGCATGCTGGGAATTTGAAGGAGATGAAGATTGTTTATTCACTTGAGCAATCTAAGGCAATAGCAAAGTTAAAGAAAAGCAAGAGAGCTTCCAAAATTGCCACGGTTGTCTTTGAGGAGGATAAATTTAGAATGTCCATCCGTCGATCTTTCCACCTTTAA
- the LOC126600387 gene encoding uncharacterized protein LOC126600387 yields MTSNPRPTINIRRVMVALIAGILISIVAVYTDNTAHDRRNTFNVTRAFLTGFKLTSTTNGFHALHYSVAFTVAVQNPDRHFRHENIQVVAYYKRQKFATAKLTSFLQVPKNITLGTLSFEGQVSGFIASVEEDAGGAYEIDVELSLRNSYFFMSPMEFVYPNTASRVTCDLKEKLCRATKKKLCPFANRESNVPH; encoded by the coding sequence ATGACCTCAAATCCTCGCCCTACAATAAATATTCGACGTGTTATGGTCGCCCTCATTGCCGGCATCCTCATCAGTATCGTCGCCGTCTACACAGACAATACGGCCCACGACCGCCGCAACACATTTAACGTAACTCGTGCCTTTCTCACCGGGTTCAAGCTCACCAGTACCACCAATGGCTTCCACGCCCTCCACTACAGTGTTGCCTTTACCGTCGCCGTCCAAAACCCCGACCGCCACTTTCGCCACGAAAACATTCAAGTCGTTGCTTATTACAAACGCCAAAAGTTTGCCACTGCAAAATTGACTTCTTTTCTCCAAGTGCCGAAGAATATAACTCTTGGGACGCTTTCGTTTGAAGGGCAAGTAAGCGGCTTCATTGCCAGCGTTGAAGAAGATGCAGGTGGAGCTTACGAAATTGACGTCGAACTCTCTCTTCGAAACAGTTACTTCTTCATGTCACCTATGGAGTTCGTGTATCCGAATACGGCGTCTAGGGTCACGTGTGACTTGAAGGAGAAACTATGTCGTGCAACCAAGAAGAAGTTATGTCCTTTTGCGAATAGGGAGTCCAACGTCCCTCATTAA